In Prunus dulcis chromosome 1, ALMONDv2, whole genome shotgun sequence, the following are encoded in one genomic region:
- the LOC117616355 gene encoding uncharacterized protein LOC117616355 isoform X1, with product MGESENPLLNEFGSSQSTPPEPVPIADQCLKPTLDDCTSFNRNRIADYGIQTSRDAKRVAGSAKISELSNKNRTLSSNTLMSSEQEIECGGASMKLASGFLKQKQFEEDIQCRLINCDTPTKGRKRSQSSLGLPTSSQLKRSKRSSPAERRPSSIDDLPDTALVEILCRLPSSKFVFQCQCVSKRWRTLISDPYFIGRFVHIQGYRKTPKMCTLISQKGEEFPPKMPWSSKLLTPVFKQIMSFHSLRKKPVVVATYNDLVLCCATEDYQRNYYICNAYTMQWVALPPTPGRCHDRVLVGFICDIPYYNSKKEDWKGHNVQLNAKCVCNVVRILPPDESANDEKCDSLKLSVEIFSSETGEWRESVVASPRYFDFDDLEDISFAYNGMLYWTSDEDLLFVGLGPFNDNNTTTSSSSSGNGDGVIDHKLHFTVFEEPLNGRFVVEYLGMFGGCVRMCDFKEATKTLYVWEFKEQDHDRMVDGAAGRLCLTNHRVYQLDPKMYPDGPFTCEMQAFDPNNKDILYLRLDGDIIKCNIHTKKWSRIVRRCPVRNGDYWPVELPWWPTPVPRLPQHAHGGGTSS from the exons atggGTGAATCGGAAAACCCCCTCCTCAATGAATTCGGGTCCTCGCAGTCAACTCCTCCTGAGCCGGTCCCCATCGCCGACCAATGCTTGAAACCGACCCTTGATGATTGCACAAGCTTCAATCGGAACAGAATTGCCGACTATG GAATTCAGACATCTCGTGATGCCAAACGTGTTGCTGGCTCTGCAAAGATATCAGAGTTGAGCAACAAGAACAGAACATTGTCCTCCAATACTCTTATGAGCTCTGAGCAGGAAATTGAATGCGGCGGGGCTTCCATGAAGCTTGCATCTGGATTTCTTAAGCAGAAGCAATTTGAGGAGGACATTCAATGCAG ATTGATTAATTGTGATACTCCTACCAAAGGAAGGAAGAGATCCCAGTCATCTCTTGGATTGCCAACCTCTAGTCAGTTAAAAAGATCAAAGAGATCATCACCAGCAGAAAGAAGACCATCATCAATTGATGATCTCCCTGACACGGCATTGGTTGAAATCCTTTGCCGACTTCCATCAAGTAAATTTGTGTTTCAATGCCAGTGTGTGTCCAAGCGTTGGCGCACACTCATCTCAGATCCTTATTTTATCGGCCGCTTTGTGCATATCCAAGGTTATAGGAAAACTCCAAAGATGTGCACTCTAATAAGTCAAAAAGGAGAGGAATTCCCTCCTAAAATGCCATGGTCATCCAAGCTACTAACCCCAGTGTTCAAACAAATAATGAGTTTCCACTCTTTGAGAAAAAAGCCAGTTGTGGTAGCAACGTATAATGACTTAGTTTTGTGCTGCGCAACTGAGGATTATCAACGCAATTACTACATCTGCAATGCATACACCATGCAATGGGTTGCTCTTCCTCCCACCCCAGGTCGATGCCACGATAGGGTACTAGTGGGATTCATCTGTGATATTCCCTACTATAATTCTAAGAAAGAAGATTGGAAAGGGCATAACGTCCAGCTTAATGCTAAGTGTGTGTGCAACGTTGTGAGAATTCTTCCTCCTGATGAATCTGCAAATGATGAAAAATGTGATTCCTTAAAATTAAGCGTGGAGATCTTCTCTTCTGAGACTGGTGAATGGAGAGAATCAGTTGTGGCTTCCCCACGAtactttgattttgatgacCTTGAAGATATATCCTTTGCATACAATGGGATGTTATATTGGACAAGTGACGAAGaccttctttttgttggtttgGGTCCCTTCAACGACAATAACACGACAactagtagtagtagtagcGGTAATGGTGATGGCGTTATTGATCATAAACTTCATTTTACTGTATTTGAGGAGCCTCTAAATGGACGTTTTGTAGTTGAGTACCTAGGTATGTTCGGAGGATGTGTGCGGATGTGTGACTTTAAGGAGGCTACCAAAACTCTGTATGTTTGGGAGTTTAAAGAACAAGATCATGATCGGATGGTCGATGGAGCTGCTGGCAGATTGTGTTTAACTAACCACAGGGTATATCAGTTGGACCCAAAAATGTATCCAGATGGTCCATTTACTTGCGAAATGCAGGCTTTTGACCCAAACAATAAGGATATTTTGTATCTGCGTCTGGACGGAGATATTATCAAGTGCAACATTCATACAAAAAAGTGGTCTAGGATAGTTAGACGGTGTCCAGTTCGTAATGGTGACTATTGGCCAGTTGAGCTCCCATGGTGGCCGACTCCAGTTCCTAGATTACCGCAGCATGCCCATGGTGGAGGAACTAGCAGCTAG
- the LOC117616355 gene encoding uncharacterized protein LOC117616355 isoform X2: MSSEQEIECGGASMKLASGFLKQKQFEEDIQCRLINCDTPTKGRKRSQSSLGLPTSSQLKRSKRSSPAERRPSSIDDLPDTALVEILCRLPSSKFVFQCQCVSKRWRTLISDPYFIGRFVHIQGYRKTPKMCTLISQKGEEFPPKMPWSSKLLTPVFKQIMSFHSLRKKPVVVATYNDLVLCCATEDYQRNYYICNAYTMQWVALPPTPGRCHDRVLVGFICDIPYYNSKKEDWKGHNVQLNAKCVCNVVRILPPDESANDEKCDSLKLSVEIFSSETGEWRESVVASPRYFDFDDLEDISFAYNGMLYWTSDEDLLFVGLGPFNDNNTTTSSSSSGNGDGVIDHKLHFTVFEEPLNGRFVVEYLGMFGGCVRMCDFKEATKTLYVWEFKEQDHDRMVDGAAGRLCLTNHRVYQLDPKMYPDGPFTCEMQAFDPNNKDILYLRLDGDIIKCNIHTKKWSRIVRRCPVRNGDYWPVELPWWPTPVPRLPQHAHGGGTSS; the protein is encoded by the exons ATGAGCTCTGAGCAGGAAATTGAATGCGGCGGGGCTTCCATGAAGCTTGCATCTGGATTTCTTAAGCAGAAGCAATTTGAGGAGGACATTCAATGCAG ATTGATTAATTGTGATACTCCTACCAAAGGAAGGAAGAGATCCCAGTCATCTCTTGGATTGCCAACCTCTAGTCAGTTAAAAAGATCAAAGAGATCATCACCAGCAGAAAGAAGACCATCATCAATTGATGATCTCCCTGACACGGCATTGGTTGAAATCCTTTGCCGACTTCCATCAAGTAAATTTGTGTTTCAATGCCAGTGTGTGTCCAAGCGTTGGCGCACACTCATCTCAGATCCTTATTTTATCGGCCGCTTTGTGCATATCCAAGGTTATAGGAAAACTCCAAAGATGTGCACTCTAATAAGTCAAAAAGGAGAGGAATTCCCTCCTAAAATGCCATGGTCATCCAAGCTACTAACCCCAGTGTTCAAACAAATAATGAGTTTCCACTCTTTGAGAAAAAAGCCAGTTGTGGTAGCAACGTATAATGACTTAGTTTTGTGCTGCGCAACTGAGGATTATCAACGCAATTACTACATCTGCAATGCATACACCATGCAATGGGTTGCTCTTCCTCCCACCCCAGGTCGATGCCACGATAGGGTACTAGTGGGATTCATCTGTGATATTCCCTACTATAATTCTAAGAAAGAAGATTGGAAAGGGCATAACGTCCAGCTTAATGCTAAGTGTGTGTGCAACGTTGTGAGAATTCTTCCTCCTGATGAATCTGCAAATGATGAAAAATGTGATTCCTTAAAATTAAGCGTGGAGATCTTCTCTTCTGAGACTGGTGAATGGAGAGAATCAGTTGTGGCTTCCCCACGAtactttgattttgatgacCTTGAAGATATATCCTTTGCATACAATGGGATGTTATATTGGACAAGTGACGAAGaccttctttttgttggtttgGGTCCCTTCAACGACAATAACACGACAactagtagtagtagtagcGGTAATGGTGATGGCGTTATTGATCATAAACTTCATTTTACTGTATTTGAGGAGCCTCTAAATGGACGTTTTGTAGTTGAGTACCTAGGTATGTTCGGAGGATGTGTGCGGATGTGTGACTTTAAGGAGGCTACCAAAACTCTGTATGTTTGGGAGTTTAAAGAACAAGATCATGATCGGATGGTCGATGGAGCTGCTGGCAGATTGTGTTTAACTAACCACAGGGTATATCAGTTGGACCCAAAAATGTATCCAGATGGTCCATTTACTTGCGAAATGCAGGCTTTTGACCCAAACAATAAGGATATTTTGTATCTGCGTCTGGACGGAGATATTATCAAGTGCAACATTCATACAAAAAAGTGGTCTAGGATAGTTAGACGGTGTCCAGTTCGTAATGGTGACTATTGGCCAGTTGAGCTCCCATGGTGGCCGACTCCAGTTCCTAGATTACCGCAGCATGCCCATGGTGGAGGAACTAGCAGCTAG
- the LOC117616769 gene encoding uncharacterized protein LOC117616769 isoform X1, with protein sequence MFFFFFKLNFISLSIFFFISFLMGESENPLLNEFWAEQSTPPEPAPIAGQCLKPTLNDCTSFNRTRIADYGIQTSRDAKRVAGSAKISELSNKNRTLSSNTLMSSEQEIECGGASMKLASGFLKQKQFEEDIQCRLINCDTPTKGRKRSQSSLGLPTSSQLKRSKRSSPAERRPSSIDDLPDTALVEILCRLPSSKFVFQCQCVSKRWRTLISDPYFIGRFVHIQGYRKTPKMCTLISQKGEEFPPKMPWSSKLLTPVFKQIMSFHSLRKKPVVVATYNDLVLCCATEDYQRNYYICNAYTMQWVALPPTPGRCHDWVLVGFICDIPYYNSKKEDWKGHNVQLNAKCVCNVVRILPPDESANDEKCDSLKLSVEIFSSETGEWRESVVASPRYFDFDDLEDISFAYNGMLYWTSDEDLLFVGLGPFNDNNTTTSSSSSGNGDGVIDHKLHFTVFEEPLNGRFVVEYLGMFGGCVRMCDFKAATTTLYVWELKEQDHDRMVDGAAGRLCLTNHRVYHLDPKMYLDGPFTCEMQAFDPNNKDILYLRVDGDIIKCNIHTKKWSRIVRRCPVGNGDYWPVELPWWPTPVPRLPQHAHGGGTSS encoded by the exons atgttctttttttttttcaaactcaaTTTTATCTCCCtcagtatttttttctttatttcttttcttatggGTGAATCGGAAAACCCCCTCCTCAATGAATTCTGGGCCGAGCAGTCAACTCCTCCTGAGCCGGCCCCCATCGCCGGCCAATGCTTGAAACCGACCCTTAATGATTGCACAAGCTTCAATCGGACCAGAATTGCCGACTATG GAATTCAGACATCTCGTGATGCCAAACGTGTTGCTGGCTCTGCAAAGATATCAGAGTTGAGCAACAAGAACAGAACATTGTCCTCCAATACTCTTATGAGCTCTGAGCAGGAAATTGAATGCGGCGGGGCTTCCATGAAGCTTGCATCTGGATTTCTTAAGCAGAAGCAATTTGAGGAGGACATTCAATGCAG ATTGATTAATTGTGATACTCCTACCAAAGGAAGGAAGAGATCCCAGTCATCTCTTGGATTGCCAACCTCTAGTCAGTTAAAAAGATCAAAGAGATCATCACCAGCAGAAAGAAGACCATCATCAATTGATGATCTCCCTGACACGGCATTGGTTGAAATCCTTTGCCGACTTCCATCAAGTAAATTTGTGTTTCAATGCCAGTGTGTGTCCAAGCGTTGGCGCACACTCATCTCAGATCCTTATTTTATCGGCCGCTTTGTGCATATCCAAGGTTATAGGAAAACTCCAAAGATGTGCACTCTAATAAGTCAAAAAGGAGAGGAATTCCCTCCTAAAATGCCATGGTCATCCAAGCTACTAACCCCAGTGTTCAAACAAATAATGAGTTTCCACTCTTTGAGAAAAAAGCCAGTTGTGGTAGCAACGTATAATGACTTAGTTTTGTGCTGCGCAACTGAGGATTATCAACGCAATTACTACATCTGCAATGCATACACCATGCAATGGGTTGCTCTTCCTCCCACCCCAGGTCGATGCCACGATTGGGTACTAGTGGGATTCATCTGTGATATTCCCTACTATAATTCTAAGAAAGAAGATTGGAAAGGGCATAACGTCCAGCTTAATGCTAAGTGTGTGTGCAACGTTGTGAGAATTCTTCCTCCTGATGAATCTGCAAATGATGAAAAATGTGATTCCTTAAAATTAAGCGTGGAGATCTTCTCTTCTGAGACTGGTGAATGGAGAGAATCAGTTGTGGCTTCCCCACGAtactttgattttgatgacCTTGAAGATATATCCTTTGCATACAATGGGATGTTATATTGGACAAGTGACGAAGaccttctttttgttggtttgGGTCCCTTCAACGACAATAACACGACAactagtagtagtagtagcGGTAATGGTGATGGCGTTATTGATCATAAACTTCATTTTACTGTATTTGAGGAGCCTCTAAATGGACGTTTTGTAGTTGAGTACCTAGGTATGTTCGGAGGATGTGTGCGGATGTGTGACTTTAAGGCGGCTACCACTACTCTGTATGTTTGGGAGTTGAAAGAACAAGATCATGATCGGATGGTCGATGGCGCTGCTGGCAGATTGTGTTTAACTAACCACAGGGTATATCACTTGGACCCAAAAATGTATCTGGATGGTCCATTTACGTGCGAAATGCAGGCTTTTGACCCAAATAATAAGGATATTTTGTACCTGCGTGTGGATGGAGATATTATCAAGTGCAACATTCATACAAAAAAGTGGTCTAGGATAGTTAGACGGTGTCCAGTTGGTAATGGTGACTATTGGCCAGTTGAGCTCCCATGGTGGCCAACTCCAGTTCCTAGATTACCGCAGCATGCCCATGGTGGAGGAACTAGCAGCTAG
- the LOC117616769 gene encoding uncharacterized protein LOC117616769 isoform X2, translating to MSSEQEIECGGASMKLASGFLKQKQFEEDIQCRLINCDTPTKGRKRSQSSLGLPTSSQLKRSKRSSPAERRPSSIDDLPDTALVEILCRLPSSKFVFQCQCVSKRWRTLISDPYFIGRFVHIQGYRKTPKMCTLISQKGEEFPPKMPWSSKLLTPVFKQIMSFHSLRKKPVVVATYNDLVLCCATEDYQRNYYICNAYTMQWVALPPTPGRCHDWVLVGFICDIPYYNSKKEDWKGHNVQLNAKCVCNVVRILPPDESANDEKCDSLKLSVEIFSSETGEWRESVVASPRYFDFDDLEDISFAYNGMLYWTSDEDLLFVGLGPFNDNNTTTSSSSSGNGDGVIDHKLHFTVFEEPLNGRFVVEYLGMFGGCVRMCDFKAATTTLYVWELKEQDHDRMVDGAAGRLCLTNHRVYHLDPKMYLDGPFTCEMQAFDPNNKDILYLRVDGDIIKCNIHTKKWSRIVRRCPVGNGDYWPVELPWWPTPVPRLPQHAHGGGTSS from the exons ATGAGCTCTGAGCAGGAAATTGAATGCGGCGGGGCTTCCATGAAGCTTGCATCTGGATTTCTTAAGCAGAAGCAATTTGAGGAGGACATTCAATGCAG ATTGATTAATTGTGATACTCCTACCAAAGGAAGGAAGAGATCCCAGTCATCTCTTGGATTGCCAACCTCTAGTCAGTTAAAAAGATCAAAGAGATCATCACCAGCAGAAAGAAGACCATCATCAATTGATGATCTCCCTGACACGGCATTGGTTGAAATCCTTTGCCGACTTCCATCAAGTAAATTTGTGTTTCAATGCCAGTGTGTGTCCAAGCGTTGGCGCACACTCATCTCAGATCCTTATTTTATCGGCCGCTTTGTGCATATCCAAGGTTATAGGAAAACTCCAAAGATGTGCACTCTAATAAGTCAAAAAGGAGAGGAATTCCCTCCTAAAATGCCATGGTCATCCAAGCTACTAACCCCAGTGTTCAAACAAATAATGAGTTTCCACTCTTTGAGAAAAAAGCCAGTTGTGGTAGCAACGTATAATGACTTAGTTTTGTGCTGCGCAACTGAGGATTATCAACGCAATTACTACATCTGCAATGCATACACCATGCAATGGGTTGCTCTTCCTCCCACCCCAGGTCGATGCCACGATTGGGTACTAGTGGGATTCATCTGTGATATTCCCTACTATAATTCTAAGAAAGAAGATTGGAAAGGGCATAACGTCCAGCTTAATGCTAAGTGTGTGTGCAACGTTGTGAGAATTCTTCCTCCTGATGAATCTGCAAATGATGAAAAATGTGATTCCTTAAAATTAAGCGTGGAGATCTTCTCTTCTGAGACTGGTGAATGGAGAGAATCAGTTGTGGCTTCCCCACGAtactttgattttgatgacCTTGAAGATATATCCTTTGCATACAATGGGATGTTATATTGGACAAGTGACGAAGaccttctttttgttggtttgGGTCCCTTCAACGACAATAACACGACAactagtagtagtagtagcGGTAATGGTGATGGCGTTATTGATCATAAACTTCATTTTACTGTATTTGAGGAGCCTCTAAATGGACGTTTTGTAGTTGAGTACCTAGGTATGTTCGGAGGATGTGTGCGGATGTGTGACTTTAAGGCGGCTACCACTACTCTGTATGTTTGGGAGTTGAAAGAACAAGATCATGATCGGATGGTCGATGGCGCTGCTGGCAGATTGTGTTTAACTAACCACAGGGTATATCACTTGGACCCAAAAATGTATCTGGATGGTCCATTTACGTGCGAAATGCAGGCTTTTGACCCAAATAATAAGGATATTTTGTACCTGCGTGTGGATGGAGATATTATCAAGTGCAACATTCATACAAAAAAGTGGTCTAGGATAGTTAGACGGTGTCCAGTTGGTAATGGTGACTATTGGCCAGTTGAGCTCCCATGGTGGCCAACTCCAGTTCCTAGATTACCGCAGCATGCCCATGGTGGAGGAACTAGCAGCTAG